The following proteins are co-located in the Telopea speciosissima isolate NSW1024214 ecotype Mountain lineage chromosome 9, Tspe_v1, whole genome shotgun sequence genome:
- the LOC122639094 gene encoding disease resistance protein L6-like — MKNCGLEKLAIGPALLRAIEGSKISIPVFSKGYASSKWCLLELSKIPQCHQSKGQMVLPVFLDVEPSHVRNQTGSFEGPFQEHEKKFEPHIVESWREALRVVGNLKGHVLKDDVNG; from the coding sequence atGAAGAATTGTGGACTGGAGAAGCTAGCCATTGGCCCAGCCCTCCTTAGAGCCATTGAGGGCTCCAAAATCTCGATCCCTGTCTTCTCCAAAGGCTACGCTTCAAGCAAATGGTGCCTCCTTGAGCTTTCTAAGATACCTCAATGCCATCAATCCAAAGGTCAAATGGTCCTCCCCGTATTCCTCGACGTTGAGCCATCTCATGTTCGGAATCAGACTGGAAGTTTTGAGGGACCTTTTcaggaacatgagaagaaatTTGAACCCCATATTGTAGAGAGTTGGAGGGAAGCTTTGCGAGTGGTAGGGAATCTGAAGGGACATGTTCTCAAGGACGACGTAAATGGGTGA